A single genomic interval of Physeter macrocephalus isolate SW-GA chromosome 5, ASM283717v5, whole genome shotgun sequence harbors:
- the LOC102995852 gene encoding LOW QUALITY PROTEIN: olfactory receptor 2A1/2A42 (The sequence of the model RefSeq protein was modified relative to this genomic sequence to represent the inferred CDS: inserted 4 bases in 3 codons; substituted 1 base at 1 genomic stop codon), with protein sequence MVKWGKNQTVVTEFILLGFCLGPGIQILLFGLFSLSYTFTLLENRVILGLISLDSRLHXYFFLSHLAIVDIAYACNTVPQMLGDLLSPAKPISFAGCMTQTFLFLTFAYTECLLLVVMSYEQYVAICHPLQYSVIGSWXICITLVVIFWAYGTLLALFHVGLILXAFCRPHEINHFFWEILSVLKLACADTWLNQVVIFVASVFVLVGSLSLVLVSXTRILVAILRIRSGEGRRKAFSTCSSPLCVVGLFFGSAIIMYMASKSSHPAEDPFPVLQFFQPMLNPLIYSLRNTGLKGALWRALFKESFPAGVTFESPPSVVYLEPWVLNTT encoded by the exons ATGG TGAAATGGGGGAAAAATCAGACAGTGGTTACAGAATTCATTCTCCTGGGATTTTGTCTTGGCCCAGGGATTCAGATACTTCTCTTTGGGCTCTTCTCCCTGTCTTACACCTTCACCCTGCTGGAGAACAGGGTCATCTTGGGGCTCATCTCACTGGACTCCAGACTGC TGTACTTCTTCCTCTCACACCTGGCCATCGTTGACATAGCCTATGCCTGCAACACGGTGCCCCAGATGCTGGGAGACCTCCTGAGTCCAGCCAAGCCCATCTCCTTTGCTGGCTGCATGACACAgacctttctctttttgacttttgCTTACACCGAATGTCTTCTCCTGGTGGTAATGTCCTATGAGCAGTATGTGGCCATCTGCCACCCCCTCCAATATTCTGTCATTGGAAGCT GCATCTGCATCACCCTGGTGGTGATTTTCTGGGCATATGGCACCCTCCTGGCCCTGTTCCATGTGGGTCTCATCCT AGCCTTCTGTAGGCCTCATGAAATCAACCACTTCTTCTGGGAAATCCTGTCTGTCCTCAAACTGGCGTGTGCTGATACCTGGCTCAACCAAGTTGTCATCTTTGTTGCTTCTGTGTTTGTCTTAGTTGGGTCCCTCTCTTTGGTGCTGGTCTCCTAAACACGCATCCTGGTTGCCATCCTGAGGATCCGGTCAGGTGAGGGCCGCAGAAAGGCCTTCTCCACCTGCTCCTCCCCCCTCTGCGTGGTCGGGCTCTTCTTTGGCAGTGCCATCATCATGTACATGGCCTCCAAATCCAGCCATCCAGCAGAAGAtccttttcctgttttacagttttttcaacCTATGCTGAACCCACTGATCTATAGCCTGAGGAACACAGGGCTCAAGGGTGCCCTGTGGAGAGCACTGTTCAAGGAGTCATTTCCAGCTGGAGTGACATTTGAATCACCACCCTCAGTAGTCTACTTGGAGCCTTGGGTACTGAATACCACCTAA